A window of the Cystobacter fuscus genome harbors these coding sequences:
- the hmpA gene encoding NO-inducible flavohemoprotein — translation MLNAQQRAIVKATVPLLETGGEALTTHFYRIMLGEYPEVRPLFNQAHQASGAQPRALANAVLRYARHIDELEQLGGLMKQIINKHVALRVLPEHYPIVGTCLLRAIREVLGAQVATDEVIAAWAAAYQQLADLLISSEERVYEETAQARGGWRGGREFRVIRKEQESAEIISFYLAPADGGPLMDFVPGQYIGMRLVIDGVEMRRNYSLSAVPNGESYRISVKREPNGKVSNHLHDRVGVGDSLELFPPAGEFTLSPSTKPLVLISGGVGITPTLAMLTAALPQGRPIHFIHCARNAGVHAFREWVDAQAGKHPHLRRFYCYSQVTEGAPQPDAVGLLDRELLARWLPEARDIDVYFLGPKPFMAAIQRSLRELGVPEQQCHYEFFGPAASLA, via the coding sequence ATGCTCAATGCTCAGCAACGCGCCATCGTCAAAGCCACCGTGCCGCTGTTGGAGACCGGTGGCGAAGCCCTGACCACGCACTTCTATCGCATCATGCTCGGCGAATATCCCGAGGTGCGCCCGCTCTTCAATCAGGCCCACCAGGCCAGCGGTGCCCAGCCCCGAGCCCTGGCCAATGCCGTGCTGCGCTACGCCCGCCACATCGATGAGCTGGAGCAGCTCGGCGGGCTCATGAAGCAGATCATCAACAAGCATGTGGCCCTGCGGGTCCTGCCCGAGCACTACCCCATCGTGGGCACGTGCCTGCTGCGCGCCATCCGCGAGGTGCTCGGGGCACAGGTGGCGACGGACGAGGTGATCGCCGCGTGGGCCGCCGCCTACCAGCAACTGGCCGATCTGCTCATCTCCAGCGAGGAGCGGGTCTACGAGGAGACGGCCCAGGCGCGCGGCGGCTGGCGCGGCGGGCGCGAGTTCCGGGTCATCCGCAAGGAGCAGGAGAGCGCGGAGATCATCTCCTTCTACCTGGCGCCCGCGGATGGTGGCCCGCTGATGGACTTCGTGCCGGGGCAGTACATCGGCATGCGGCTCGTCATCGACGGCGTCGAGATGCGCCGCAACTACTCGCTGTCGGCGGTGCCCAATGGCGAGTCCTACCGGATCAGCGTCAAGCGCGAGCCGAACGGCAAGGTGTCCAACCACCTGCATGATCGGGTGGGAGTGGGGGACTCGCTGGAGCTGTTCCCTCCCGCGGGCGAGTTCACCCTGAGCCCGAGCACCAAACCCCTGGTGCTCATCAGCGGTGGCGTGGGCATTACCCCGACGCTCGCCATGCTGACGGCGGCCCTGCCCCAGGGGCGGCCCATCCACTTCATCCACTGCGCGCGCAACGCCGGGGTCCACGCCTTCCGCGAGTGGGTGGACGCGCAGGCCGGCAAGCATCCCCACCTGCGGCGCTTCTACTGCTACTCCCAGGTCACCGAGGGGGCGCCCCAGCCGGATGCCGTCGGACTGCTGGATCGCGAGCTGCTCGCGCGATGGCTGCCCGAGGCGCGGGACATCGATGTCTATTTCCTCGGCCCCAAGCCCTTCATGGCGGCCATCCAGCGCTCCTTGAGGGAGCTGGGCGTGCCCGAGCAGCAGTGCCACTACGAGTTCTTCGGCCCGGCGGCGTCGCTGGCGTAG
- a CDS encoding alpha/beta fold hydrolase has translation MNTGVLPPERRSSLRLGDGRVLAWSEWGPPEGLPVLFCTGAAMSGSLGFGANHLAELGSRLIAIDRPGLGASDAHPGKTLASWVEDTRQLLLALGSLRDVTAVGFSQGAPFALALAGREFVKAVAIVSGQDDLAWPALAPRLHPDVAAMVRAARGDPQGFEQSFAEMATADGLWQLILGMSGERDRALYLSEPFGAAYQRCLREGFSQGARGYARDLVNALGPWLVEPERISVKVDLWYGGLDTSTVHSPDFGATLAARLPNATLTVDPHAGGSILWTRARDILARLESHVSGSAASAGR, from the coding sequence ATGAATACCGGTGTCCTTCCTCCCGAGCGGCGGTCCTCCCTGCGCCTGGGCGATGGCCGCGTCCTCGCGTGGTCCGAATGGGGACCCCCCGAGGGTCTCCCCGTGCTGTTCTGCACGGGAGCCGCCATGAGCGGCTCACTCGGCTTCGGCGCGAACCATCTCGCGGAGCTCGGCTCGAGGCTCATCGCCATCGACCGGCCCGGCCTCGGCGCGTCCGACGCGCATCCCGGCAAGACCCTGGCCTCCTGGGTGGAGGACACGCGGCAGCTCCTCTTGGCGCTGGGCTCGCTGCGGGACGTCACCGCCGTGGGTTTCTCCCAGGGCGCGCCGTTCGCGCTGGCCCTCGCGGGCCGGGAGTTCGTGAAGGCCGTGGCGATCGTGTCCGGACAGGATGACCTGGCCTGGCCGGCCCTGGCTCCCAGGCTGCACCCCGACGTGGCCGCGATGGTGCGTGCCGCGCGGGGGGATCCCCAGGGCTTCGAGCAGTCCTTCGCGGAGATGGCCACGGCGGACGGACTGTGGCAGCTCATCCTCGGAATGAGTGGCGAGCGCGATCGGGCGCTCTACCTGAGCGAGCCCTTCGGCGCGGCGTATCAGCGCTGCCTGCGGGAGGGCTTCTCCCAGGGCGCGCGCGGGTACGCGAGGGATCTCGTCAACGCGCTGGGCCCCTGGCTGGTGGAGCCGGAGCGCATCTCCGTCAAGGTGGACCTCTGGTACGGCGGCCTGGACACGAGCACGGTCCACTCGCCCGACTTCGGCGCCACCCTGGCCGCCCGCCTGCCGAACGCGACCCTCACGGTGGATCCCCACGCGGGCGGATCAATCCTTTGGACGAGGGCCCGGGACATCCTCGCGAGGCTCGAGAGCCACGTTTCGGGGAGCGCAGCGAGCGCGGGGCGTTAG
- a CDS encoding CBS domain-containing protein translates to MARLIREVMTRNVEVISPNDTVREAARKMRDLDVGPIPICDGKRVQGMITDRDIVVRAIAEDMDPARTPVSAIMSKGIQYCFEDDQAEDVLERMEELQLRRFIVVDRDKKLVGIVALGDLAGEESGRRVGKALEGISEPASH, encoded by the coding sequence ATGGCGAGGTTGATCCGTGAAGTGATGACGCGCAACGTGGAGGTCATCAGTCCGAACGACACCGTGCGCGAGGCGGCCCGGAAGATGCGCGACCTGGATGTGGGGCCCATTCCCATCTGTGACGGCAAGCGGGTGCAGGGGATGATCACCGACCGCGACATCGTGGTGCGCGCCATCGCCGAGGACATGGATCCGGCCCGGACGCCCGTGTCCGCCATCATGTCCAAGGGGATCCAATACTGCTTCGAGGACGATCAAGCCGAGGACGTGCTCGAGCGCATGGAGGAGTTGCAGTTGCGCCGCTTCATCGTGGTGGATCGCGACAAGAAGCTCGTGGGCATCGTGGCGCTGGGCGACCTGGCGGGTGAGGAGAGTGGACGCCGCGTGGGCAAGGCACTCGAGGGCATCTCCGAGCCCGCGAGCCACTGA
- a CDS encoding imm11 family protein: MPKKYFKLSQEVDGSGGWDLGNPTDPQGREVDNPWSFREGLPVADPGRLTLPVGRPGRALDFTLAGFSIPVVHARVAALFRELAPRDVQLLPVDIPGQPDPFCILVATRLIQCIDDQASEEVEYWMPEDGRPEKVGQYRDVSGMRIDPSKIGDAQVFRTWGWTIALIVSEELKEALERMGATGAKFKEV, from the coding sequence ATTCCGAAGAAGTATTTCAAGCTGTCTCAGGAGGTTGATGGCTCTGGAGGCTGGGATCTTGGCAATCCCACGGATCCACAGGGCCGAGAGGTGGATAACCCATGGAGCTTCAGAGAAGGCCTGCCGGTCGCGGACCCGGGACGATTGACGCTTCCCGTTGGTCGCCCGGGCAGGGCTCTCGACTTCACCCTCGCGGGCTTCAGCATCCCGGTCGTTCACGCCAGGGTGGCAGCCCTGTTCAGGGAATTGGCTCCCCGTGATGTTCAGCTTCTTCCGGTGGACATCCCAGGGCAGCCAGACCCGTTCTGCATCCTCGTTGCCACACGGCTCATCCAGTGCATCGATGACCAGGCCTCCGAGGAGGTGGAGTATTGGATGCCGGAGGATGGGCGGCCCGAGAAGGTCGGACAGTATCGGGACGTGTCCGGCATGCGCATCGATCCCTCGAAGATTGGTGACGCCCAGGTGTTTCGCACCTGGGGGTGGACCATCGCGCTCATCGTCTCCGAGGAACTCAAGGAGGCCTTGGAGCGGATGGGCGCCACGGGGGCGAAGTTCAAGGAGGTTTGA
- a CDS encoding pirin family protein: MIIVRNSEARGHANHGWLDSHHTFSFGDYFDPSAMGFRSLRVINEDRVAAHSGFGAHPHRDMEIITYVLSGQLEHRDSLGSVGVLRAGEMQRMTAGTGVLHSEMNNSDEEVHLLQIWILPERKGLTPGYEQKEFPLTERQGRFRLVVSPEGQDSSLKVHQDLRLYSTVLGRGEKTEYTLAPGRHAWLQVARGAGTLNGVTLKAGDGVAVSEESRLELSATEPLEALLFDLG; this comes from the coding sequence ATGATCATCGTTCGGAATTCAGAAGCGCGCGGCCATGCGAACCACGGATGGTTGGACTCCCACCACACCTTCTCGTTCGGGGACTACTTCGACCCGTCCGCCATGGGCTTTCGCTCCCTGCGCGTCATCAACGAGGACCGGGTGGCCGCGCACAGCGGCTTCGGCGCGCACCCCCACCGGGACATGGAAATCATTACCTACGTGCTCAGCGGGCAGTTGGAGCACCGTGACAGCCTGGGCTCGGTGGGCGTGCTGCGCGCGGGAGAGATGCAACGGATGACGGCGGGCACGGGCGTGCTGCACAGCGAGATGAACAACTCGGACGAGGAGGTGCACCTCCTGCAGATCTGGATCCTCCCGGAGCGCAAGGGGCTGACGCCCGGCTACGAGCAGAAGGAGTTCCCACTCACGGAGCGCCAGGGCCGCTTCCGGCTGGTGGTATCCCCCGAGGGACAGGACAGCTCGTTGAAGGTGCACCAGGATCTGCGGCTGTACAGCACCGTGCTGGGCCGGGGAGAGAAGACGGAGTACACCCTGGCGCCGGGGAGGCACGCGTGGCTGCAGGTGGCGCGCGGCGCGGGCACGCTCAACGGCGTGACGCTCAAGGCCGGTGACGGCGTGGCCGTGTCCGAGGAGTCTCGGCTGGAACTCTCCGCCACCGAGCCGCTCGAGGCCCTGCTGTTCGATCTGGGCTGA